In Syngnathus acus chromosome 5, fSynAcu1.2, whole genome shotgun sequence, a genomic segment contains:
- the myl2a gene encoding myosin regulatory light chain 2a, producing MAPKKPKKRSGEGANSNVFSMFEQAQIQEFKEAFTIMDQNRDGFIDKNDLRDTFAALGRLNVKQEEIDEMLKEAPGPINFTVFLTMFGEKLKGADPEETILNAFKVFDPEGKGVLRKDHVTQMLTTQADRFSPEEMEQMFAAFPPDVAGNLDYKNLVHIITHGEEKDQE from the exons ATG GCACCCAAAAAACCCAAGAAGAGGTCAGGAGAGGGAGCCAACTCCAATGTGTTCTCCATGTTTGAGCAGGCCCAGATTCAAGAATTCAAGGAG GCATTCACCATCATGGACCAGAACAGAGACGGCTTCATCGACAAGAACGACCTGAGGGACACATTTGCAGCTCTCG GTCGCTTAAATGTGAAACAGGAAGAGATCGATGAGATGCTCAAAGAAGCTCCGGGCCCAATCAACTTTACCGTCTTTCTTACTATGTTTGGGGAGAAACTGAAAg gTGCTGATCCAGAGGAGACCATCCTCAACGCTTTCAAAGTGTTTGATCCCGAGGGCAAAGGAGTGCTGAGGAAGGACCA TGTGACACAGATGCTGACAACACAAGCCGATCGGTTCAGCCCTGAAGAG ATGGAGCAGATGTTTGCCGCCTTCCCTCCAGATGTGGCGGGCAATCTGGACTACAAGAACCTGGTGCACATCATAACACACGGCGAGGAGAAGGACCAGGAGTGA